A single genomic interval of Devosia oryziradicis harbors:
- a CDS encoding LCCL domain-containing protein yields the protein MLGQGAFAQGAATSAAKLGAPAVGAPSRPQPDPGTLFNYANAVGKTQQFAIVGSTEGTIWGDGVYTSDSVLSVAAVHAGLLAPGESGVVTVEMLEGPASYEGTDRNGVVSRSYGEWDVAYRFTGVAEVSGGVVLADPGDLSGYRGQDGAILTFDVTGDASGAVWGDEIYTDDSRLAAAAVHAGILQPGQTGLVRVEILPGREQYDGSEQNGVVSGSYAAWGGSFRILPLDLKTSSKLSNLGQ from the coding sequence ATGCTTGGGCAGGGTGCCTTTGCCCAGGGGGCGGCGACGAGCGCAGCCAAGCTGGGTGCACCGGCCGTCGGCGCACCATCGCGGCCGCAGCCTGACCCCGGCACCCTCTTCAATTATGCCAATGCGGTGGGCAAGACCCAGCAGTTTGCCATTGTTGGCAGCACAGAGGGCACCATCTGGGGCGATGGAGTTTACACCAGCGACTCCGTGCTTTCGGTTGCCGCTGTCCATGCCGGGCTGCTTGCGCCGGGCGAGAGCGGCGTGGTTACGGTCGAGATGCTCGAAGGACCGGCGTCCTACGAAGGGACCGACCGCAACGGCGTTGTCAGCCGCAGTTATGGCGAGTGGGACGTCGCCTATCGCTTTACGGGAGTCGCGGAGGTTAGTGGTGGTGTGGTACTGGCCGACCCGGGCGACCTGTCCGGCTATCGTGGTCAGGACGGGGCCATTCTGACTTTTGATGTCACTGGAGACGCAAGCGGCGCCGTATGGGGCGACGAGATCTATACCGACGATTCCAGGCTTGCCGCCGCTGCAGTTCATGCCGGGATACTGCAGCCCGGTCAGACGGGGCTGGTCCGCGTCGAGATCCTGCCCGGGCGGGAGCAGTACGATGGCAGCGAGCAGAACGGGGTCGTCTCCGGCTCCTACGCCGCCTGGGGCGGAAGCTTCCGTATCCTGCCGCTGGACCTCAAGACATCCAGCAAACTTTCCAACCTAGGTCAGTAG
- the thrS gene encoding threonine--tRNA ligase, with translation MTIKVTFPDGAARDYARGTTGTTVVEGISKSLAKKTVAMRWNGVLSDLSDPLEEDGKIEFVTRDSGSKDVLELIRHDAAHVLAEAVQELWPGTQVTIGPVIENGFYYDFKRDEPFSEEDFPAIEKKMAEIIDRGAAFTKEVWTRDQAKAFFNARGENFKVELVDAIPADQSLKMYKQGQWIDLCRGPHMRTVKDVGMAFKLTKVAGAYWRGDSNNPVLSRIYGTAFASKEELDAYLHMMEEAEKRDHRKIGQEMDLYHFQPEAQGSVFWHPKGYVLYNQMEAYIRRRLNGSGYVEVKTPQLMSSKFWEASGHWGKYRENMFVVPDEVPGTEEDGPVLSGKGDLMALKPMNCPAHIQIFNQGIKSYRDLPLRMAEFGCCHRNEAHGALHGLMRVRQMTQDDAHIFCREDQIQSETEHFVHLLYSVYGHMGFDNVVIKLATRPEKFGGTIERWDAAEKALGDALRATGYDFEIAEGEGAFYAPKLEFHLKDAIGRSWQVGTLQLDYVLPERLDATYVAEDGSRQYAVMLHRAILGSLERFIGMMIENYAGKMPMWLAPTQVVVATIVSEADDYATKLVNQLKAAGIRAELDVRNEKINYKVREHSVGKVPLMFVVGKREAEEGTVSVRRLGSEGQKVEPFMDALVALMAEATAPDLKAAKAA, from the coding sequence ATGACGATCAAGGTGACGTTCCCCGACGGTGCAGCTCGCGACTATGCGCGTGGCACCACCGGGACCACCGTGGTCGAAGGCATCTCCAAGAGCCTGGCCAAGAAGACGGTCGCGATGCGCTGGAACGGCGTGTTGTCGGACCTGTCTGACCCGCTGGAAGAAGACGGCAAGATCGAGTTCGTGACGCGCGACAGCGGGTCCAAGGATGTGCTGGAGCTGATCCGGCACGATGCTGCGCACGTGCTTGCCGAGGCGGTGCAGGAGCTGTGGCCCGGTACGCAAGTGACGATCGGTCCGGTCATCGAGAACGGCTTCTATTACGACTTCAAGCGGGACGAGCCGTTCTCGGAAGAGGATTTCCCGGCCATCGAGAAGAAGATGGCCGAAATCATCGACCGCGGCGCGGCCTTCACCAAGGAAGTGTGGACGCGCGACCAGGCCAAGGCCTTCTTCAACGCGCGCGGCGAGAACTTCAAGGTCGAACTGGTCGACGCCATTCCGGCTGACCAGTCGCTCAAGATGTACAAGCAGGGCCAGTGGATCGACCTCTGCCGTGGCCCGCATATGCGCACGGTCAAGGATGTCGGCATGGCGTTCAAGCTGACCAAGGTGGCCGGCGCCTATTGGCGTGGCGACAGCAACAACCCGGTGCTGAGCCGCATCTACGGCACGGCCTTTGCGAGCAAGGAAGAGCTCGACGCCTACCTCCACATGATGGAAGAGGCGGAGAAGCGCGACCATCGCAAGATCGGCCAGGAGATGGACCTCTATCACTTCCAGCCGGAAGCGCAGGGGTCGGTGTTCTGGCACCCCAAGGGCTATGTGTTGTACAACCAGATGGAGGCCTATATCCGCCGCCGTCTGAATGGCTCAGGCTACGTCGAAGTAAAGACGCCTCAACTGATGAGCAGCAAGTTCTGGGAGGCCTCCGGCCACTGGGGCAAATATCGCGAAAACATGTTCGTGGTGCCGGACGAAGTGCCGGGTACTGAGGAAGACGGACCGGTGCTGTCAGGCAAGGGTGATCTGATGGCACTCAAGCCGATGAACTGCCCGGCGCATATCCAGATCTTCAACCAGGGCATCAAAAGCTACCGCGATCTGCCTCTGCGCATGGCGGAATTCGGCTGCTGCCACCGCAACGAGGCGCATGGTGCCCTGCACGGGCTGATGCGCGTTCGGCAGATGACGCAGGACGATGCCCACATCTTCTGCCGCGAAGACCAGATCCAGAGCGAGACCGAACATTTCGTGCATCTGCTCTATTCGGTCTATGGCCACATGGGCTTCGACAATGTCGTCATCAAGCTCGCGACGCGGCCGGAGAAGTTCGGCGGCACCATCGAGCGTTGGGACGCAGCCGAGAAGGCGCTGGGCGATGCCCTGCGCGCGACGGGCTACGACTTCGAGATCGCCGAAGGCGAGGGCGCCTTCTATGCGCCCAAGCTCGAATTCCACCTCAAGGACGCCATTGGGCGCTCCTGGCAGGTGGGCACGCTGCAGCTCGACTATGTGCTGCCGGAACGTCTGGATGCGACCTATGTCGCCGAGGACGGTTCGCGCCAGTACGCGGTGATGCTGCATCGGGCGATCCTGGGTTCGCTCGAACGCTTCATCGGCATGATGATCGAGAATTATGCCGGCAAGATGCCAATGTGGCTGGCCCCGACCCAGGTCGTGGTCGCCACCATCGTGTCGGAAGCGGATGACTATGCGACCAAGCTGGTGAACCAGCTTAAGGCCGCCGGCATCCGGGCCGAACTCGATGTGCGCAACGAGAAGATCAACTACAAGGTGCGCGAGCACTCGGTGGGCAAGGTGCCGCTGATGTTCGTGGTGGGCAAGCGCGAGGCCGAGGAGGGCACCGTTTCGGTGCGTCGCCTTGGCAGCGAAGGCCAGAAGGTCGAGCCGTTCATGGATGCCCTGGTGGCACTGATGGCCGAAGCGACCGCGCCCGATCTCAAGGCGGCAAAGGCAGCCTGA
- the hisI gene encoding phosphoribosyl-AMP cyclohydrolase has translation MTQLFTDPAPLTHAELEEGTAFAPRFDAAGLVTVVTIEAGTNEVLMLAHMNAQALALTLETGIAHYWSRSRGKLWKKGETSGELQEVVELRTDCDQDAIVLVVNQTGRGAACHTGRKSCFYRRAVLVDGKARLEDRGLPKLFDPDEVYG, from the coding sequence ATGACCCAGCTCTTCACCGATCCCGCACCGCTCACCCATGCCGAACTTGAAGAAGGCACCGCCTTCGCCCCCCGCTTCGATGCGGCAGGGCTCGTGACCGTCGTCACCATCGAGGCCGGCACCAACGAAGTGCTGATGCTGGCGCATATGAATGCCCAGGCCCTGGCGCTCACGCTGGAAACCGGCATCGCCCACTACTGGTCCCGCTCGCGCGGCAAGCTGTGGAAGAAGGGCGAAACTTCGGGCGAGCTGCAGGAAGTGGTCGAACTGCGCACCGATTGCGACCAGGACGCGATCGTCCTGGTGGTCAATCAGACCGGCCGCGGCGCCGCCTGCCATACCGGCCGCAAAAGCTGCTTCTACCGCCGCGCGGTGCTGGTCGATGGCAAGGCCAGATTGGAAGATCGCGGGCTGCCGAAGCTGTTTGATCCGGACGAAGTCTACGGCTAG
- the yidD gene encoding membrane protein insertion efficiency factor YidD produces the protein MAVFWRVVDLPFKFAAVLLITIYRYTLSAFVGRTCRHLPTCSEYTRDAIWKFGFWPGGWMGLARFQRCRPGGTHGYDPVPEALPEGAHWYVPWTYGRWR, from the coding sequence ATGGCGGTGTTCTGGCGGGTGGTTGACCTGCCGTTCAAATTTGCGGCGGTCCTGCTCATAACCATCTATCGCTATACCCTGTCGGCCTTTGTCGGGCGGACATGCCGGCACCTCCCGACATGCTCGGAATATACGCGCGACGCGATCTGGAAATTCGGGTTCTGGCCGGGCGGCTGGATGGGGCTGGCACGGTTCCAGCGCTGCCGGCCGGGCGGAACGCATGGCTATGACCCGGTGCCAGAGGCGTTGCCTGAGGGCGCGCACTGGTATGTGCCGTGGACTTATGGGCGGTGGCGATAG
- a CDS encoding phosphohexomutase domain-containing protein, which yields MADSSLKFGTSGLRGLAAELQGQAARRYTAAFLRHAGAGSGRVFLGQDFRDSSPAIARDCAAAIAAAGLEPVDCGTIPTPALALHAMAAGCAAIMVTGSHIPADRNGLKFYLPSGEISKADEAGVVAALRDDEVPDLRGSVANEAEAAAERYFARFADLLPAGALTGWRIGVFEHSTVARDLLVRILVHFGADVVGLDRRDGFVAVDTEAFGDAIFAPMAGWVTQHKLDAIVSADGDGDRPLLMDRNGDFVRGDVLGLLAAQSLGADSVVTPVTSNSAIERTGFFRNVVRTRVGSPYVVEAMAGASGAVVGFEANGGTFVGEGVRVGGQALPPLATRDAVLPILCVLGLAAQQGKAVDELVASLPLQYALADRLQNVPSERSADFLDRLREDEDYARRLFAPHGIASLSDIDGLQFRTASGDMVHFRASGNAPELRCYVEGSTPAIARELLAWGMNVAAKEVS from the coding sequence ATGGCGGATAGCAGTCTCAAGTTTGGAACCAGCGGCCTGCGTGGTCTGGCGGCGGAACTGCAGGGCCAGGCCGCACGTCGGTATACGGCGGCCTTCCTGCGCCATGCCGGTGCGGGATCCGGGCGGGTGTTTCTGGGCCAGGATTTTCGGGATTCCAGCCCGGCCATTGCCCGCGATTGTGCGGCCGCGATTGCAGCGGCGGGGCTCGAACCGGTGGACTGCGGCACCATTCCGACGCCGGCGCTGGCGCTGCATGCCATGGCTGCCGGGTGTGCTGCCATCATGGTGACGGGAAGCCACATTCCGGCCGATCGCAATGGGCTCAAGTTCTATTTGCCGAGCGGCGAGATCAGCAAGGCCGACGAGGCCGGCGTAGTGGCCGCCTTACGGGATGATGAGGTGCCCGACCTTAGGGGCAGTGTTGCCAACGAGGCGGAGGCTGCCGCGGAGCGCTATTTTGCCCGCTTCGCCGACCTGTTGCCGGCGGGTGCCTTGACGGGATGGCGCATCGGCGTGTTCGAGCACTCGACGGTCGCCCGCGACCTGCTGGTGCGCATCCTTGTCCATTTTGGCGCCGATGTCGTCGGGCTTGACCGGCGGGATGGCTTTGTGGCCGTGGACACAGAAGCCTTCGGCGATGCCATATTTGCGCCGATGGCGGGCTGGGTCACGCAGCACAAGCTGGATGCGATCGTGTCGGCCGACGGGGATGGCGATCGCCCGCTGCTGATGGACCGGAATGGCGATTTCGTTCGTGGGGACGTGCTGGGCCTGCTAGCGGCGCAGAGCCTGGGCGCGGATAGCGTGGTAACGCCGGTCACCTCGAACTCGGCGATCGAACGGACCGGGTTTTTCCGCAACGTGGTGCGGACCAGGGTCGGCTCACCCTATGTGGTTGAGGCAATGGCGGGGGCCAGCGGGGCGGTTGTCGGCTTCGAGGCCAATGGCGGCACATTCGTCGGCGAGGGCGTGCGGGTTGGTGGGCAGGCGCTGCCACCGCTGGCAACGCGGGATGCGGTGCTGCCGATTCTCTGCGTGCTGGGTCTGGCGGCGCAGCAGGGCAAGGCTGTCGACGAGCTTGTTGCGTCCCTGCCGCTGCAATACGCCCTCGCTGATCGGCTACAGAATGTGCCGAGCGAAAGGAGCGCGGATTTCCTCGACCGGCTCCGCGAGGACGAAGACTACGCGCGGCGGCTGTTTGCGCCGCATGGCATTGCCAGCCTGTCGGACATCGATGGTCTGCAATTTCGCACTGCGTCCGGCGACATGGTGCATTTCCGGGCATCCGGCAACGCGCCGGAATTGCGCTGCTATGTCGAGGGCAGCACGCCCGCGATTGCCCGGGAATTGCTGGCCTGGGGCATGAACGTCGCGGCGAAAGAGGTCAGCTAG
- the folE gene encoding GTP cyclohydrolase I FolE, with the protein MDAFTKPIGGTATTAVASFTRPTQEEAEAAVRTLLAWAGDDPTREGLLETPGRVTRAFGEFFAGYTQNPKAILSKTFKEVGGYDDIVLVKDIPFSSHCEHHMVPFVGKAHIAYLPHDGVVGLSKLARLVDVFARRLQTQENLTAQIIDAINENLGPRGAAVMLEAEHMCMSMRGVRAHGATTVTHRFTGVFAEDRVEQDRFFAMIKR; encoded by the coding sequence ATGGACGCGTTCACCAAGCCGATCGGCGGCACCGCCACTACTGCCGTTGCCTCGTTCACCCGCCCGACACAGGAAGAGGCCGAGGCAGCCGTCCGCACCTTGCTCGCCTGGGCCGGCGACGACCCGACCCGCGAAGGCCTGCTGGAAACACCCGGTCGCGTCACCCGCGCCTTTGGTGAGTTTTTCGCTGGCTACACGCAGAATCCAAAGGCGATCCTGTCCAAGACGTTCAAGGAAGTCGGCGGCTACGACGACATCGTCCTGGTCAAGGACATCCCATTCAGTTCGCATTGCGAGCACCACATGGTGCCATTTGTCGGCAAGGCGCATATTGCCTACCTGCCGCATGATGGCGTGGTCGGCCTCTCCAAGCTGGCGCGGCTGGTAGATGTCTTCGCCCGCCGCCTACAGACGCAGGAAAACCTGACGGCGCAGATCATCGACGCCATCAACGAGAATCTCGGGCCGCGTGGCGCCGCCGTCATGCTCGAGGCCGAGCACATGTGCATGTCCATGCGCGGCGTCCGCGCCCATGGCGCCACCACCGTCACCCACCGTTTCACCGGCGTCTTTGCCGAGGACCGGGTGGAACAGGACCGCTTCTTCGCCATGATCAAGCGCTGA
- the arfB gene encoding alternative ribosome rescue aminoacyl-tRNA hydrolase ArfB: MADPIQITRSIAIDPSEIEETFVRASGPGGQNVNKVSSAVQLRFDLANSPSIPEAMKRRVAVLAGKRLTKDGVIVITANSHRDQPMNRADALERLVGLLVEGSHVPKARVATRPTLASKRRRLEGKSIRSEVKRLRSSPADSQ; encoded by the coding sequence ATGGCTGATCCAATCCAGATAACCCGCTCCATAGCCATCGATCCCTCAGAGATCGAGGAGACCTTCGTGCGCGCGTCCGGGCCGGGCGGGCAGAATGTCAACAAGGTTTCGAGCGCGGTGCAATTGCGCTTCGACCTGGCCAATTCTCCGAGCATCCCAGAGGCAATGAAGCGCCGCGTGGCTGTGCTCGCGGGCAAGCGGTTGACCAAGGATGGCGTCATCGTCATCACCGCCAATTCGCATCGCGACCAGCCGATGAACCGCGCCGATGCGCTCGAGCGGCTCGTCGGGCTCCTGGTCGAGGGTTCGCATGTGCCCAAGGCACGGGTGGCGACGCGGCCGACGCTGGCATCCAAGCGCCGGCGGCTGGAGGGCAAATCGATCCGCTCCGAGGTAAAGCGCTTGCGGAGCAGCCCGGCAGATTCCCAATAG
- a CDS encoding iron-sulfur cluster assembly scaffold protein → MELSDLYSDKILDLAGNACQPGRLIDPDASARKVSRVCGSVIEVDVVVRGGVITDYGHEVSACALGQTSAAVVAREIVGTPVSEFRQLRDQMHSMLKDNGRPPEGKWSDLRFLEPVREYRARHMSTLLVFDAVAEALEKAESIESLAAKR, encoded by the coding sequence ATGGAACTTAGCGATCTCTATTCCGACAAGATACTGGACCTTGCAGGAAATGCCTGCCAGCCGGGGCGTCTCATCGATCCCGATGCCAGTGCGCGGAAGGTCAGCCGGGTCTGCGGCTCGGTGATCGAGGTGGACGTTGTCGTGCGGGGCGGGGTGATCACCGATTACGGGCACGAGGTTTCGGCCTGCGCGCTGGGGCAGACATCGGCTGCGGTGGTGGCGCGGGAGATCGTGGGCACGCCGGTCAGCGAGTTCCGTCAGTTGCGCGACCAGATGCACTCGATGCTCAAGGACAATGGACGACCGCCCGAAGGCAAATGGAGCGACCTGCGTTTCCTCGAACCGGTGCGGGAATATCGAGCCCGCCACATGTCGACGCTGCTGGTGTTTGATGCGGTGGCTGAGGCGCTCGAAAAAGCCGAGTCGATTGAATCGCTTGCGGCAAAACGCTGA
- a CDS encoding AraC family transcriptional regulator, with the protein MQFIERAIWFIETRFADDITLDDIANIGGVSRFHLSRSFGTMTGQSVMTYVRGRRLTLAAQKLLDGAPDILSVALDVGYASHEAFTRAFRDHFGQTPEQMRAHGIADPDLLVAPLRIDETLLAALPEPRIVDAAPLRVAGFSERYTFATNEGIPALWQRFSPYVGHMPGQVGSTTYGVVADFEDDCSFGYLAGVEVLPTADLDEGMAYIDIPAQRYAVFAHEGHISTMRRTAYSIWAHYFPTSTLIPTGGPSFERYGAEHDAQTGHGLVEVWVPVAR; encoded by the coding sequence ATGCAATTCATTGAACGCGCCATCTGGTTCATCGAGACCCGCTTCGCCGACGACATTACCCTGGACGACATAGCCAACATTGGCGGCGTGTCCCGCTTCCATCTGTCGCGCAGCTTCGGCACCATGACAGGCCAGTCTGTCATGACCTATGTGCGGGGCCGCCGGCTGACCCTGGCCGCACAAAAGCTGCTCGATGGTGCGCCCGATATTCTCTCGGTCGCCCTCGATGTCGGCTACGCCTCGCACGAAGCCTTTACCCGCGCCTTCCGTGACCATTTTGGCCAGACCCCCGAGCAGATGCGCGCCCACGGCATCGCCGATCCCGATCTGTTGGTCGCGCCGTTGCGGATCGACGAGACACTGCTGGCCGCCCTGCCCGAACCCCGCATCGTGGATGCTGCGCCGTTGCGCGTTGCCGGTTTTAGCGAGCGCTATACCTTTGCCACCAACGAGGGCATTCCCGCCCTCTGGCAGCGCTTCAGCCCCTATGTCGGCCACATGCCCGGACAGGTCGGCTCCACCACCTATGGCGTGGTCGCCGATTTCGAGGACGATTGCAGCTTCGGCTACCTTGCCGGAGTGGAGGTCTTGCCTACCGCCGACCTGGACGAAGGCATGGCCTATATCGATATTCCGGCCCAGCGCTACGCGGTCTTTGCCCATGAGGGCCACATCTCGACCATGCGCCGCACGGCCTATTCGATCTGGGCGCACTACTTCCCCACCAGCACGCTCATCCCCACCGGCGGCCCCAGTTTCGAGCGCTATGGCGCCGAGCACGATGCCCAAACCGGTCATGGCCTCGTCGAGGTCTGGGTACCCGTCGCGCGCTGA
- a CDS encoding NAD-dependent epimerase/dehydratase family protein yields MKIFVTGTAGFIGFHLARRLLAEGHAVTGYDGVTEYYDPALKQARLALLTKESGFVEVRAMLEDAERLHAAVAASEAEIVVHLAAQPGVRYSLEHPQSYVQSNVVGTANLLEAVRRHPPRHLIFASTSSVYGGNSKLPFAEADRTDAPISLYAATKKAGEAMVHSYAHLFGIASTCLRFFTVYGPWGRPDMAAIKFARAIVEGRPIDVYGHGAMRRDFTYVDDLVTVIRRLMELPPERGRPVENDNLSAVAPFRSVNIAGGRPTELMDFIGAIERAAGRPAQINLLPMQPGDVVETASDTALLRALVGELPGTSVEDGVGRFFSWFKTYYGYA; encoded by the coding sequence GTGAAGATTTTTGTTACCGGGACGGCCGGCTTCATCGGATTTCACCTGGCCCGCCGCCTCCTGGCCGAAGGTCATGCGGTGACGGGTTACGACGGGGTCACCGAATACTATGACCCGGCGTTGAAGCAGGCCCGGTTGGCGCTGCTGACGAAAGAGTCCGGCTTTGTCGAAGTTCGGGCCATGCTGGAGGATGCCGAACGCTTGCACGCGGCGGTGGCGGCGAGCGAAGCCGAGATCGTGGTGCACCTGGCCGCGCAGCCCGGCGTGCGCTACAGCCTCGAACATCCGCAGAGCTATGTGCAGTCGAACGTGGTCGGCACGGCCAACCTGCTTGAGGCCGTGCGTCGCCACCCACCGCGCCACCTTATCTTTGCCTCGACCAGTTCGGTCTATGGCGGCAACAGCAAGCTGCCATTCGCCGAGGCTGACCGGACCGACGCGCCCATCTCCCTCTACGCCGCGACCAAGAAGGCGGGCGAAGCGATGGTGCATTCCTATGCGCATCTGTTCGGGATCGCCTCGACCTGCCTGCGCTTCTTCACGGTCTATGGGCCCTGGGGGCGGCCGGATATGGCAGCGATCAAGTTTGCTCGCGCCATTGTGGAGGGACGGCCGATCGACGTTTACGGGCACGGCGCAATGCGTCGCGACTTCACCTATGTGGATGACCTGGTCACTGTGATTAGGCGGCTCATGGAACTGCCGCCTGAGCGCGGGCGCCCGGTGGAAAATGACAATCTCTCCGCAGTAGCGCCATTTCGCAGCGTCAACATTGCTGGCGGCCGGCCCACAGAGCTGATGGATTTCATCGGGGCGATCGAGCGGGCTGCCGGGAGACCGGCGCAGATCAACCTCCTGCCGATGCAGCCCGGTGACGTCGTGGAAACGGCGTCCGATACGGCTCTCCTGCGCGCCCTGGTGGGCGAGCTTCCGGGGACCAGTGTAGAGGACGGCGTTGGTCGCTTCTTTTCCTGGTTCAAGACCTACTATGGGTATGCGTGA
- a CDS encoding rhomboid family intramembrane serine protease, producing MSEQDPTPPNPQQQAREPIFLLPGDVTAIIGVLVAIHLASTLVLNQDGQMQLVFWFAFQPLRIIAGLDDLSLAVPLIWTPFSHALLHAGWEHVLVNCAWFAIFATPVSRRYGAGPMMAIFFISAAAGAALFAATTLYSGSYLIGASGGVAGLTGAAVRFIFQPVMVAQHPETGERMVLGRRLASFADLWRDSRARFFVLIWVLLNAAVPLLPLVTGTQMSVAWQSHLGGFFAGLLVVGLFERKS from the coding sequence ATGAGTGAACAAGATCCGACACCCCCAAATCCGCAGCAGCAGGCGCGTGAGCCGATCTTTCTGTTGCCCGGCGACGTGACGGCCATTATCGGGGTCCTGGTGGCCATTCACCTGGCGTCAACCCTGGTGCTTAACCAGGACGGCCAGATGCAACTGGTCTTCTGGTTCGCGTTCCAGCCGCTGCGTATCATTGCGGGACTGGACGACCTGTCGCTGGCGGTGCCGCTCATCTGGACGCCGTTCAGCCACGCCCTGCTGCATGCAGGCTGGGAGCATGTGCTGGTCAACTGCGCCTGGTTCGCCATCTTCGCGACGCCGGTGTCGCGGCGCTATGGGGCCGGGCCGATGATGGCGATCTTCTTCATCTCGGCCGCCGCCGGCGCCGCGCTGTTCGCGGCGACGACGCTCTATTCGGGATCGTACCTGATCGGGGCATCGGGCGGTGTTGCGGGGCTGACGGGAGCGGCGGTGCGCTTCATCTTCCAGCCAGTGATGGTGGCGCAGCATCCCGAGACGGGCGAGCGGATGGTGCTGGGCCGCCGGCTGGCCAGCTTCGCCGACCTCTGGCGCGACAGCCGTGCCCGGTTCTTCGTGTTGATCTGGGTCCTGCTCAACGCGGCGGTGCCGCTGCTGCCGTTGGTGACCGGCACGCAAATGTCGGTCGCCTGGCAATCGCATCTGGGTGGGTTCTTCGCTGGACTGCTCGTCGTCGGCCTGTTCGAGCGGAAGAGCTAG